GGAGTTGTATCCTGTGCAGACATCCTTTCTCTGGCTGCTCGTGATGCCGTGTCATTCCCGGTATTTGTGTAATTTAGCTCGGACAATAGTAATGCAGAGAGTAGtccagttatatatatatatatatattttcagagCAGCATTGATCTCATATACGATGATGTTCAACTGTTAATTTATGCAGTTTAAGAAGGCAATGTGGGATGTGCTAACGGGCAGAAGGGACGGGAATGTGTCGCTTGCGTCCAACGTGAACGGGAACATCCCTTCTCCTTTTTCCAATTTCGGCACACTCGCGCAGATATTCTCCAAGAAAGGCCTTAACGTTAATGATCTCATCGTTCTTTCAGGTACCATTAATTGAACTCTTGCACGAAAAATCAAATGACGTGTAGACATATTTTAGGGTATCAAATGTTATAATTGATAACATCATAGCCTTTTCAATTTCCAGATCATGACGATGAAAACGGTTGCTCTATCATTACTCGCGTTGATGGAATAGAGTGATTGTGTCAGACATATTATTATGATTAGTTAAGAAATAGAATATCTTGGAATAAGATCATATCGATCTTTAGGTTAGTTGATATCTCtcgaatttttcaaattttcaatatccGATTTGAAGTGTAATAGATTGGacatacttatatatatatatatatatatatatatatatcttaattaAAGATTAATGCACGACGACAACGACACTCGTTTCTTGTttctcaaaaaagaaaaaagaaaaaaaagaagctggTCAAAAATCAAGTTTTGATTTGTTTGACGATTTTCAAAGTCAAAATTCACAATAGACATACAATACAACCTTTGCAAGTCAACCTTGccttgtgtatatataatagagATCACGTGCTACCAAAAACATTGTTTGAATTAAATTACATACTATTGTATGATCTGAGACTCTCTAAATTTCTACTGTATAGGTGCACACACACTTGGAGTAGCCCGTTGTGGCACATTCTCTAGGCGGTTGTACAACTTCACCGGGAAAGGCGACTCCGACCCCTCCCTGAACGCTACGTATGCGGCTTCCCTGAGAACTCAGTGCCCTAACCCTGCGAACCTGAGCACCACCGTGGAGTTGGATCCTCAGAGCTCAACCTCGTTTGACAGCCACTACTATGACATCCTCGTGCAGAATCAGGGTCTGCTCCAGTCTGATGCAGTGCTTCTCGCAAACAAGGCTGCAGTGAAGATCGTGCAGGGACTGCGGTCAGCAAATGCATTCTTCTCCGAGTTCGGGAAGTCGATGAAGAAGATGGGGAACATCGAAGTCCTCACCGGAACTGCCGGGATGATTAGGAAGCAATGTAGGGTTGTAAACTCTTGAAATAAGGATTAACTGGTTTCCTAATCAACTATAAGACCTTATTCCTAAATCCCAAGCCAATAAGTTTTTAACCTATGCTTTCTCCTTTACGTGTCTTATGTAATGTTTTAGTTAACCGCTAATAATTGTCTAGTTGgcaaaaattataattgttttATGTAAAGTGtataccttttctttttccagtaAGACTATTAAATCCTCAGCAAATGGATCAAAATTAATCTTATTCAGCGTCGGCTTAGTCCTCCCGTGTTTTTTACTCTTTCTCCCGGGTCCTGCTCTCTTGAAGTTAGTTAATCGAATACCAAAcaaccaaaataaaattttgaattgggGGTCGTGGATCACTGagagataatatataattagaatggttgattttcaaattaagaaaTGGTTAACATATCAAAAATTTATGAAGGATTGAAGAACATCCTAAAAAAACAACAAGTTCGAGCCCACTCCTGTAAGGAAGAGAACATAAATTCGAACCTCAGGAAGCGCATTTGTTGGGAGGAGGAGTAATTTTTAATGCTCGATTCTCTGGAATTGTCAGATTAATGTCTCCCACAATTTTCTCCaccaaaaagggaaaaaaaaaaagaaaaaaaaaagaacattctATCCAATTTCCCCACAAATTTCGTTTCTTAATGGAATTCACTTGggttatcaaaaaaaaataataatacaaataTCCTTATGAAATCAAAATTCTCGGATTGAATGGTTATCGAGGTATATCAGTATTTTTAAACCCAGCTTGGCCTTGTCAATTGGTTCGCCTGCGACCCGTTACCTTGGTCTGGTCAGTTTTGCAATGGACTCATATTGCTTAAAGATCCTGCGAGAACCAGCAACCTAGTCAACCCATCGGCCCAGTAGATTCGGCCTCTGGCGGTCGAACCGGTTTATCAGAAGAAtcctttccttttcaaatttttttctaagaaGGTTCAAATAAAAGGGATATAGGAAAGGCTATTAGATTTATGGATCAGGATATGAgttgttcaatttgatgctTATTCATAAAATATACTAGGAAGGGGCCTCGCTATGCTGTAGATCTCCAAAAACTTATTTTGTTAAcgattaatatttttatacgACCAAAGTATTATAACATATGTTAGTAATATTGAAAAGTATATTGACAACTTAACATagattgatttattttaaaactGATGAACACTCCAATTTCgaaattattctaattttgtAAACATACATGAACgtgaaggaaaaataaatgagaagcacaattaaattatattataagataactatgaaaatgtaaaaaaattatcattaaatAGTTTTTacatgaaagagagagaaaagtgaGGAATGGGTTTGAATAAAAAGTGCAAAATTACAGGAAAAAAAgcaacaaattaaaaattgtagTAAGTTAttgaaatttaaagaaaattgtaATAAAGTAGACATTTGAGGGGAAGATCCACGAAGTCACATGGCTCTCTGATGTTAAGATAGACCGATATTAATGTATACTAAGAAACATAAAATGTATATTACAATTATTAAGTGGTTAAAATCTATCGAaatagtttttatttattaattatgctTTATATTATGTAACATCTTTAAAAGAGTAAGACAGAGAgctagaagaaaaaaaaatacagaacTCAAGTTCAAAAGGGGGGAAAGAagattataaaagaaaatatgtatctatatatttttttaacattgTCAAGTAGTAATGCTATTACAATCTTACAATTCTTCTAACCCCAAATATACTTGTTTATATTAACTATAATATTTGATTATATTaagtataatatttatatatctttgCCGTTACTTCTTCAATTACAATACTATACTATAATATTCTTGCTAAACACCTATATTGTCATAAAAATTACCAAATGTAATCTATGAAGAAAATTTAGTTCATCgctatttttttatgattttgttCAACACTATtagttaaaatatatatggatacatgagtttataataaattgaatGGAACAAActcattttattatatcttGTATACTAATGTTCTAAAATTGATTAGTTgagattttataaatttattagcTACGAGTTTTGAtgtttaaatataaatatagaaattaataataataataataataataataataataatttttccttaagtaaaaaagaaaagatagatGAAAGAATTGAGGGAACGGATAGAACCAGAAATATCATAATGGAGAAATCTAACACTCCAATAGTACCTATTTTATTGCTATTCCTTCAAAAATTTATAGAGACTAAAGTTGCATGTGGTATCATtctgggaaaaaaaagagggtgAGAGTATTAATATGATACTCTACTCCACTTTTGTAACATGTGATATGTTTTACTTAATCAATATATAGTTAAGAcatgttaatttttaatttttttgaggacgtataatgaaataaaaacaattaaaatatgtggataattttttaaaaaagaacaaaagtaaagttaaaatgaaaaagaaatgaaggaCACGTGTCCATGTCATATGCATTATGAAAACCAACcgttttagtttatttactAGAAAGGAGCCACGCGCGATACTACGGGTTCCCAACATAATTTTCagttaataatattttcataagaTCGAATGAGGATTtagtaaaattgaaaattaaaatagtaaCGAATTAATATAGTGTGTCTTATTTCAAAATAGATAAAACATAAGTCCATTAACACTTTGGTCGTCAAATTTGAAGCGAGTCAACATATAAGTTCCTAAAGAAATTTTGCCACTAATTTAgttcttcaattttcaaaaatcctAACAAAAAGGCCCCTTTTATGGCAACATTTTGGTCCTGAAAATGACGtttttattatgatttttgaaaatccaATGACTAAATTGGTGGCACAATTTCTTCTTGGACCTATGCGTTGGCTTGCTACTAATTTAAGTGTTAGTGCATTCGATAAAACACTCGTATTTCAAAATTGTCTTAATTTGGTAAATATAGAAACttggagaaaaaagaaatttatataagtataagaaattttaaaatagtgACTAAACAGTTTCTACATGAGCAGAAGagaattgtatatatatatatatatatatatatatttattatataagcTAGAGGTGTAACTAAGTTTATAAGATTGAGAaaattagtttcttttctaCGGATATATAGCATATAATATACTAAATCTATttataatacatataaaatttccactatatttttatatataacataataaaaTTCTAGATAATTCTTTTGCATTAACTactcatttttaatattttgctaTTGTGAATTGTACTTACTATTGTCTCAAATAATTTGTTAGATATATGtaatatcaataaattataattcttatACCCACTTATTTATTAAGGTAATATGTTTGGAGTTTTTATATAAGTCCCTGATGAATAAATTCCAAGAGTGAGAGAAGGTTTCCCGTTAGTAacctaatttttttcccttaaatttGCATATatcctaatatatatatatatatatatatatagtatttatgatactaaatttttataattttataacaaaTGTGGAGAAAAAGTTCTATAAATAATTGATTTCACCATAATAACCATATCATTTATCTCAACAGCTAACCGCATTACCTActatttttttggtcaaacTTAGAATATAACAAATGGgttgaaaatgtgaaaattaataaaaatgaatttaaaaaaaaagagagaaggagTCACAAGAACACTGATCAAACAATAACGAATGGATAGTTTGTCTCGACAGTCGACCAGATTACctgctactttttttttaaattcaaaagtgcccaaaaaaatggaaaattgttttagaaaaaggtgaaaatttaataaattgaaattagataatttaattgaacttgaataaaaaaatttaaaagagaaATTTTCTTATGATGACATGTGGCAACCCAAACAAGAGTTTTACTTGTATTAGAAGATGGATTCTTGGATacttatttgtattttttatttaattttcaccatttttaTACCATCTTGGAAAATCATAATATGAGTAAAAATTCAGAAATTGATGAAAACATACTCAGGATTATTATTTtgtgaatatttatttaaacagttctaattttttaaatttcttcaaaaaattaaaaaaaattgtcaaaCCAATGGTTAAACCGGTTGAACTAGTTCCCCTATGGCCCGCCGTggcttccggttcatcatccgggtTGGTTTTAAAAACATTAATGGTCGTGATTTGCAGTGGAAAATTGCATTcaaacccaaaaaataaaaatgtttcGGTATATGCAAAggggagaaaaggaaaaagagagaaaatttcTGTCATTGGCTGGTTCCGTCCTCATTTCTAGTTAGTTCCCGTTTTCCCCTCGTTTATTTATAACTTCTCCATCCGAAGAAGAAGATACACTATTTTACATAAATACCCTTCTACCTCTTCCCCTTCGTCTTCCCATTTCTTCCATTCCCATGCAGTTGTCAACGCCAACTTCCTTTCCCATGCCGTCTCAATGGCCAACGACGAAGACAAAGACGACCATCCCAACGTAaggtgtttttcttttttaacaccaaaaagaaaaaccttaAATTACgtataattactttttctcttctGTCAATTAATATCAAAAACCAATGtcttacttttattttatgtttatttataGGTAGTGGTCGAGGAATTCAAAGTCTCCATGCATTGCAATGCATGCGAGAGATCCGTCGCAAAGATCATTGCTAAAATCGAAGGTtccctccccctctctctctctctctctctgatctCATCACGAATTACGGATGACGTGATGATACGAGAAATTCATAAGTTGTCGATGATTCACGTTGTTGTTCCATTGTTGCATAACTGGTTTTTGAAAAGTTATCTCTTTTTGTTGTGTGACGTTCCTTTTCCGGAAGGGGTGGAAACATTCAAGACAGACATGAACAGACACATCGTAGAAGTCACCGGGACGATGGACCCTCAAAAGGTGTTGAAGAAACTGAAGAAGAGGACGGGGAAGAGGGTGGAGATGCTCGGAAAGAAGGACGACAGTGATACCTCGAAGGATGAGCACGATAAGAGCGGTGGGAATTTAGAACAAATTTTCATGATCGCCCATCAAGAGGATGCCAATTCGAAGTCGAAGTTCGACTATTGTTGCGTCGAGAATGAGACACTGATGATGTTCAGTGATGAGAACCCTAATGCCTGTTGTCTGACGTAAATGCAGGTCTTGTGGTTCTCAATTGAACTTCTAGggcctttttttccccctgtTAACAAAATTAGGATCGACGTAATTTATCAATAAATCATGAATCATTGAATTTTGGTTAGTTTTTATAGAGTGCTATATCTGCTAGCCtttattattacatttttcatATTACAGATATTCGGAACTTATCAACACACATTTTTCTTAACGATATCTAATTCTAGTAAAAACGAAGTTATTTATTATACTATATTCTGATGATCATATTTCCATTTTATAAATCCCAGTTGTTTTTCCATGGTTATTCTCGTAACATTCCCGCATATCTATTTTGATCATGAGTTCAACCACGTTTGAATTTAACGAACCATTAGGGTTAGTTCGTGCCCTACTAAATTGATAAGTAAAATAGTGGAAAGCAGTGACAGCAACATTGCCGCCCCCCGCTACGCAATGTTTGGGCTTTGGTATTCAATTGTGAACATAAGCACTGGCTTTGTCAGTATAGCACCACCAGGGGTCTAGTTTAGTTCGTAGAAACCGAAGATGACCCCACCCCGGTGCCCTACTAGATTGAAATACCGGTACATATGTACGGGACAGTGATTAAGTTTGCATGCTCCAGGAATGAGTAATATCTAAGTTTCCTTTCCGTATTAATCCGAGTCTGATCCACCCACTAAAACTAAAACCTCCATactgtgaatttttttcatttgtaaGACTTTAACACGAGACTTTACTTAAAGAGAAAGAGATGCTCTACCTGAACCAACCCATATTTTGGTTATGAATCTATTTCTCGTTAATTATTGCATGTCTCTAGTAGTATATATTTTCAGGATCCAAATTTTGCTATCAACAATCGTTGATTTCGGGCTACATAGGGGGGACTATTGTGGGGATTTTGGGCTGTTGATTTTTGGGCCACATAACAGAACTACTATGGGGAGTTTGGGCCAGTCAATCTGGGCCTGCTCACTCTCCCTCGAGGCCATTCCGGAGCAAGAAACATTATGAAAATGGTACAATTCCTACTTACTTCGATGTGTTAGACTTCATTGTTTTCCCCCTTTGAAGCATGAGGTGCCTTAgtctatttattaaaattattttcgttCGGGCATCAGTTTAATTCCGAAAAAGAGAGTGAGATGCTTTTTGATAAGTTTTGATTCTTACTTTGtaagtaaaatttatttactGATAGCACAGTTTGTCAACTGCATCACATCTCTCGTGATTACACTTCTCTTTATTAAACTTTATTCTCTTTATTTCATACATCTATTGTCTATTGATATTATGCTCCTGGTGAATCAAAGTTTGGCCTTAGAACTTTCTCAAAATTTGTGAAAATAACTTAAGTTAAGGAAATAATATAATCAGATAATTTGACGAAATAAATCACCCCGAGTTGTCTAATACTTCACATAAAGCAACCTCACAAATTACTTGTAACCCCAAATGTAAACAGCTCACCAAAAAAGTACAATTAATGCATATCACCATAGTATCAGTTTGTCATGGACCATTATTTAAAGCCATTTGTACCCTATACAAAAACCAAGTTCCAAACATGAATCAAGAATCTCTTACATTGCATTTGGTATGCATGAATGTAATGGAATGGAATAGAATGAACCTTTTATCTTTCCTTTCCATCTCCGTATTTAGTGTCACTTTAATATGTTGAGAAGAGCATTCCACTTTCATAACATTCTTTCACCAAATTGATGGAATGATGATTCCTTCACAAATAGTTATAGGGAATGGCCATTCCGCCATTCAACTAGTctttatatatgtaacatatacatttttatgttttatttctcATAACTAACAATATATACAGAATAACATATTGGTGAAAGTTTTAAATTATACTCAATCATATTATCAAgttcaataaataaaacgaaaaaaaaatctttatttTGCTTCCAATCTCATTATTTTCATTCTAtacaattcattttttttcaatttcattccGACGTACCAAACATGATATAACTTCATGCACATTGCCTAGAACCTCGAGATTCTTCTCATAATTCAAGAGACTGATTTGGATTATATTTCAGGATCACCCTTGGGCCTTCTCTTCGTGGTTTCAAGGCAACAAAATTCAGAGATTTAATCGAAATTCATTTGTCTATCTAGTGGAGCTTCCATTACTGGTCATACGTAATCTTCTCAATCATGGTGTTTCCATTGTCAAAGCTGTGTCAACACGCCAATTGCAAACCGAATTTCCTATcctttattttacattttccatttcttttgcTCCAAGCCTCCTATTATTTTCAAACTCATTCTTCCACAATTGACACAGTCTAATTGGCAAAACCAAAAGGTGTAACACTTGCACATGTACCCGCTAGATAATCAGAGGTTTTAGATGCAATTGTCGTGGTGGGACTATCCGTactcctttattagttattagaatttttatttaattgtacTAATTTCATAAACCTTcccataataaaattaaaaaaatattgtaaaaCCTTGCACAATATATAGGAGGACCCAATCAAAATGTCGCACTGAGATTGTCCAATTTGATTGGACCTTGAAGTGCACATCCTTTTCCAATGTTGGAATAATTTTTAGTAATGCAACGTATCTCTCCCTTATATATCACGGCATTTCTTATTTTCAGGGTCAATGCCTCactaataataacaataattgactaaaaaatacatatgaataaatgggggaaaaaaaaagggtcaaaAGCTTCTTTCACCGCCCCACCATTCTCTAATTTGCACCAATCCAAAGACTTTCTCGTTCcaccaaaaaatgaaaaaataaaaagacgTGGTCTCGCCACATTCATGTTTCCGTATGGTGTCAGATCAAGACCGAACCAATTAAATTCCCTGTGTTAGCCACTAATTACCCATAAACGATGGCAATAATCTTGGCGGAAAGAAGAAATTGCCAATAACGTCACTGGCTTTTTCGGGTCGATGTCGAAGATATTGTGGAAAACACGGAGTACCTCCTGAGTTTTACGCAACAGACGTGATCATTTCCTTGATGGATGAGAGATATAGGGCTAACTGCGTCAGTTTGCTTACCGGCCGAAATTGTTAATGATATCACTCGCTTTCCGGGTCAATATTGATGTTGTGCAAACACGAATACCTTCTACGATTCACGTAATTCAAGGGATTTTGAGGATAGGTATATAGTAAGACTGCTGTCTGAGCTGATTGCTAACTTCGTAAGTTGGTGCGGGGCCTCGAAGACCCCAACAATGAACTCATAAAATTTGGTGCATCCTCActtatttgaattataatgCTTCCTTCCAGAACTCGTCACACTTTTCATTGATTTCATGGGCTTGTGTTCTAAGTCTTGAGAATCGATATATTGCTGCTTTCATCCGATGGGGATGTTGCTTGTTAAAGTGGGCAGCCAAGATCAAAAGAAGATGTAGCGCAGTGACGCAAGCCTTCGCATGTTGACCTAGAGGTCACATGTTCGATATTAATGGAACTACCTgtgtccctttattaattatttataatttatctttCATTGTATTGGACTTTGGAAAAGTGGACAGCCAAGTTGATGATTTCCAACACGAATGAAGACAGTTATTAAACCGAACAATGCTAACTGAAGCTACTTCTCTGTATATTGGCCACACTTTTGAAGCACATCGCTAGTTTACACCGTTGTATTTGTACAAGAGGACTGAGGATAAGGATGGAGAAAGTGAAGCAAACAGGCTGGATGAACATTTGGAACCGTCTCTCTATGACATGATTGCGAGGGCCTCTCTCACTTTTCCTAGTATGTTGAATACTGTTGCTGCAATGTGAGCCGGAGTTAGGCCGGCTTCGGCCAACTGGTCTGCCGGTGAGCCGTGGTCTATGTACCGGTCGGGAAGAACAAGTGGCCTCCACTGCAAAAACATGAAGGAAGCTTAAGCAAGTCTTAAGACGAAACAAATTGCAGAGGGAAGCTCAAAATCATAGAGAATATTGATACCTTGACTTGGCCATCGAGAAGACCATTGAGTGCCATGAACTGGGCGACATGCGACCCAAACCCTCCTATCGAACCTTCTTCGACCGTGATTAACACTTCGTGAGATTTAACAAGGCTCCTTATGAGGGCATGGTCCAAAGGTTTGCAGAAGCGAGCATCTGCGACCGTGATCTTCAAACCATGCGGCTCTAACAATGAGGCTGCGGCCAAACAGCTCTGAACCGCACTTCCATAGCCAAGAAGAGCCACTCTTTCCCCTTCCATCAGTATTCTTCCCTTCCCGATCTGCTCGAGGAAAATTCTATTTTAAGCATCAGCTGCTCAAGATgcccaaaagaagaaaagaaattgcTGATGCAGGTTGTCAATTTTACCTCAAGGGGAGTGCCTTTGTTTCCCGGTGGCAGTTCAACGCCTACTCCATTTCCTCTTGGGTACCGGAAACAGCTTGGGCGATCATCAATGGCAGCAGCTGTGGCCACCATGTGGAAGAGCTCTGCCTCATCTGAAGGAGCCATCACCACCATATTCGGAAGGCACGCCATGAAAGTGACGTCAAAGGCTCCACAGTGTGTTGGCCCATCTGCCCCCACCAGTCCTGCTCGGTCCATTGCAAATCTCACCGGCAACTTTTGCAAGTCCACATCGTGAAC
The sequence above is drawn from the Punica granatum isolate Tunisia-2019 chromosome 5, ASM765513v2, whole genome shotgun sequence genome and encodes:
- the LOC116208707 gene encoding peroxidase 24-like, whose protein sequence is MTRKQSHLSMFLLYALVLGVALRTSNAGDLRKNFYKKSCPQAEQLVRDITWSKARTNPALGAKLLRMHFHDCFVKGCDASILLDPVGTNQSEKNAVPNLTLDGYDVIDEIKTQIEQKCAGVVSCADILSLAARDAVSFPFKKAMWDVLTGRRDGNVSLASNVNGNIPSPFSNFGTLAQIFSKKGLNVNDLIVLSGAHTLGVARCGTFSRRLYNFTGKGDSDPSLNATYAASLRTQCPNPANLSTTVELDPQSSTSFDSHYYDILVQNQGLLQSDAVLLANKAAVKIVQGLRSANAFFSEFGKSMKKMGNIEVLTGTAGMIRKQCRVVNS
- the LOC116209603 gene encoding heavy metal-associated isoprenylated plant protein 19-like — its product is MHCNACERSVAKIIAKIEGVETFKTDMNRHIVEVTGTMDPQKVLKKLKKRTGKRVEMLGKKDDSDTSKDEHDKSGGNLEQIFMIAHQEDANSKSKFDYCCVENETLMMFSDENPNACCLT